The proteins below are encoded in one region of Bacillus vallismortis:
- a CDS encoding glycosyltransferase family 39 protein has translation MEKKKRELDIILILILLASAFLNIYNIWKDDTVNPYYTAAVTSMMQSFHHFFYASFDAAGFITVDKPPVTYQIQTISALIFGMHGWSVILPQALAGIGSVFLMYLLIKPTFGKTAARIASFVMACTPIAVAVARTNNVDALLVFFLLLATWLLFKAIRKGKLIWLLAAFFVVGVGFNTKMLQAYMILPAFLLFYLIAANATIKKKIISLVSALAVLAAVSLSWPLIVDNIPADKRPYIGSSQTNSVLELAFGYNGIQRLTGQNSGGQGGPDGDASKEMPSSVNHSSQTDQSSSSSSSSDGQNDSMPAPPSNGQMPSGGQGGPDGDGGEGSTGTGSKMQSGSGMFGTGTPGPLRLFQQELSDQISWLIPFALFGIAGLLIAGAREKRRLSATQKETVFWVAWLVPIAGFFSVAEFFHHYYLIMLAPPIAALVGAGWVALVHLYRNQTGWTSWLLPAAIIATTGFELFILRNYTDQIGSGWSIGLGVIGALSAMALLMFKQRQKSISYYVSLAALLTLLVMPIYWASTPLLYGGNSSQPETGPQLASASGKGMGMSEATVNEKLITYLEKHNAGAEYLFATTDSNTAAPYIIETKKAVMTIGGFSGSDPAITLTQFKKLVKEGKVKYFLASGMGRGGNNDIVEWVQKNGKKVSSDQWQSSSDQQASSDQKTENNDSADTSSNSKTSGGNSQMGGGPRGMNQSAALYELNADE, from the coding sequence GTGGAAAAGAAAAAACGCGAGCTGGATATCATCCTCATCCTCATTTTGCTCGCATCAGCATTCTTAAATATCTATAACATTTGGAAAGATGACACGGTGAATCCTTATTACACCGCGGCAGTTACAAGTATGATGCAAAGCTTTCATCATTTCTTTTATGCTTCGTTCGATGCTGCCGGCTTTATAACAGTTGATAAACCGCCCGTTACATACCAAATCCAAACGATCAGCGCACTGATCTTCGGTATGCACGGGTGGAGCGTCATTCTTCCTCAAGCATTGGCGGGTATAGGTTCAGTCTTTCTGATGTATTTGCTGATAAAGCCGACATTCGGCAAGACGGCGGCGCGCATTGCCTCATTTGTGATGGCATGTACGCCGATTGCAGTAGCTGTGGCACGTACAAATAATGTTGATGCATTACTGGTATTTTTCTTATTGCTGGCCACATGGCTTCTCTTTAAAGCGATCAGAAAAGGAAAGCTAATCTGGCTGTTAGCAGCATTTTTCGTCGTCGGAGTAGGTTTTAATACAAAAATGCTTCAAGCTTATATGATTTTACCGGCCTTCTTACTGTTCTATCTGATTGCGGCAAACGCCACAATCAAGAAAAAAATCATTTCCTTGGTAAGTGCGTTAGCCGTATTAGCCGCCGTTTCGTTATCATGGCCGCTCATTGTTGACAATATCCCTGCGGATAAACGGCCTTATATCGGAAGCAGCCAGACCAACTCTGTTTTAGAATTGGCTTTCGGATATAACGGGATTCAGCGGCTGACTGGCCAAAACTCCGGCGGCCAGGGCGGGCCAGATGGAGATGCTTCAAAAGAAATGCCGTCTTCTGTTAACCATTCATCACAAACTGACCAGTCATCAAGCAGCAGTTCATCAAGTGATGGCCAAAATGACAGTATGCCGGCGCCTCCATCCAATGGCCAAATGCCAAGCGGCGGCCAAGGCGGACCTGACGGAGACGGAGGGGAAGGCAGTACAGGCACCGGCTCGAAAATGCAATCAGGCTCAGGAATGTTCGGAACGGGAACACCGGGTCCACTGCGGCTTTTCCAACAGGAATTATCTGATCAAATCAGCTGGCTAATACCATTTGCGCTTTTTGGAATTGCAGGCTTACTGATCGCAGGTGCAAGAGAAAAAAGAAGATTATCTGCAACGCAGAAAGAAACGGTATTCTGGGTCGCGTGGCTTGTGCCGATTGCCGGATTCTTTAGTGTCGCGGAATTTTTCCACCATTATTATCTCATTATGCTGGCACCGCCGATTGCGGCGCTTGTCGGTGCGGGATGGGTTGCCCTTGTTCACCTGTACCGCAATCAGACAGGCTGGACATCATGGCTTCTGCCGGCAGCGATCATCGCCACAACTGGATTTGAATTGTTTATTCTCAGAAACTATACCGATCAAATCGGATCAGGCTGGAGCATTGGGCTAGGTGTGATTGGCGCGTTGTCAGCGATGGCGCTGCTGATGTTCAAACAGCGCCAAAAATCGATCAGTTATTATGTGTCACTTGCAGCTCTTCTCACATTGCTGGTGATGCCGATTTATTGGGCAAGCACACCGCTTCTTTACGGAGGCAACAGCTCACAGCCTGAAACAGGACCTCAACTCGCTTCAGCCAGCGGAAAAGGCATGGGGATGTCCGAGGCGACTGTAAATGAAAAACTGATCACATATTTGGAGAAACATAACGCCGGAGCCGAATATCTATTTGCCACAACCGACTCGAACACAGCGGCGCCATATATTATTGAAACAAAAAAAGCGGTCATGACAATCGGCGGATTCAGCGGTTCTGACCCGGCTATTACGCTGACTCAATTTAAAAAGCTCGTAAAAGAAGGAAAAGTGAAATACTTCTTAGCGTCTGGAATGGGAAGAGGCGGAAACAACGATATTGTTGAATGGGTTCAGAAAAACGGGAAGAAAGTGTCCTCAGATCAATGGCAATCAAGCTCAGATCAACAAGCATCATCTGATCAGAAAACAGAAAATAATGATTCAGCTGATACATCAAGCAACAGCAAGACTTCAGGCGGAAACAGCCAAATGGGCGGCGGGCCTCGCGGAATGAATCAGTCAGCTGCATTATACGAACTGAATGCTGATGAATAG
- a CDS encoding ring-cleaving dioxygenase — protein sequence MKVNGIHHVSALTADAQKNLDFYKKVLGLKLVKKSVNQDEPTMYHLFYGDEVANPGTELTFFEIPRIAPFHAGTNSISSIGLRVPSTGALHYWKERFEEHQVAHSGIAKRAGRDILAFQDHEGQRLVLTADEKGKGYGLPVQQSCIPEEFSFRGLGPVELTVPYADPTLHVLTNILGFTEISRESVEGQGTAVILESGEGGAATEIHLIERNDLPRERQGKGSVHHVAFRVRDEEELAGWHRIISREGYSNSGIVERYYFKALYFREPNGILFELSTDGPGFMVDENLDELGQTIALPPYLEHRRAEIEAKLKPIQ from the coding sequence ATGAAAGTCAACGGTATTCACCACGTGTCTGCATTAACGGCCGACGCACAAAAAAACTTGGATTTCTATAAAAAAGTATTAGGATTAAAACTCGTCAAAAAATCCGTCAACCAGGATGAACCGACAATGTATCATCTGTTCTACGGAGATGAAGTGGCAAATCCGGGCACTGAGCTGACGTTTTTCGAGATTCCCCGCATTGCGCCGTTTCATGCGGGTACAAACAGTATTTCTTCTATTGGTTTGCGCGTTCCAAGCACGGGAGCCCTGCATTATTGGAAAGAACGTTTTGAAGAGCATCAGGTGGCGCATAGCGGCATCGCGAAAAGAGCGGGACGCGACATATTGGCATTCCAAGATCATGAAGGACAGCGCTTGGTGCTGACTGCTGATGAGAAAGGCAAAGGATATGGGCTGCCTGTTCAACAGAGCTGCATTCCGGAAGAGTTTTCATTTCGCGGGTTAGGGCCGGTTGAATTGACTGTGCCATACGCTGATCCAACCTTACACGTATTGACAAATATTCTCGGCTTTACAGAAATCAGCCGTGAATCAGTCGAAGGACAAGGAACCGCCGTTATTTTGGAATCTGGAGAAGGCGGTGCTGCAACAGAAATCCATTTAATAGAAAGAAACGATCTTCCACGCGAGCGCCAAGGAAAAGGGAGTGTCCACCATGTTGCGTTCCGGGTAAGAGATGAAGAAGAACTTGCCGGCTGGCACCGGATCATCAGCCGGGAAGGCTACAGCAACTCAGGCATCGTTGAACGCTACTATTTCAAGGCGCTTTATTTTAGAGAACCGAACGGCATTTTGTTCGAGTTATCAACCGACGGACCGGGCTTTATGGTAGATGAAAACCTTGATGAGCTTGGCCAAACGATTGCTCTTCCGCCATACCTTGAGCATCGAAGAGCTGAAATTGAAGCAAAACTAAAACCGATTCAATAA
- the steT gene encoding serine/threonine exchanger, with translation MHTEDNGLKKEIGLLFALTLVIGTIIGSGVFMKPGAVLAYSGDSKTALFAWLLGGILTLAGGLTIAEIGTQIPKTGGLYTYLEEVYGEFWGFLCGWVQIIIYGPAIIGALGLYFGSLMANLFGWGSGLSKGIGILAVLFLCVINIIGTKYGGFVQTLTTIGKLIPIACIIIFGLWKGDQHIFTAVNESISDMNFGAAILATLFAYDGWILLAALGGEMKNPEKLLPRAMTGGLLIVTAIYIFINFALLHILSANEIVTLGENATSTAATMLFGSIGGKLISIGIIVSIFGCLNGKVLSFPRVSYAMAERKQLPFADKLSHVHPTFRTPWIAISFQIAVSLIMMLISNPDKLSEISIFMIYIFYVMAFFAVFILRKRTKGEKRAYSVPLYPFMPILAIAGSFFVLGSTLITDTLSCGLSILIGLAGLPVYYWMKKRKAS, from the coding sequence ATGCATACTGAAGACAACGGGTTAAAAAAAGAGATAGGTCTCTTGTTTGCCCTTACTCTTGTTATCGGAACCATTATCGGTTCAGGTGTGTTTATGAAACCTGGCGCCGTTCTCGCTTATTCCGGAGATTCAAAAACAGCGCTTTTCGCTTGGCTGTTAGGCGGAATTTTAACACTGGCGGGCGGTTTGACAATCGCGGAAATTGGAACGCAGATTCCGAAAACCGGCGGGCTCTATACGTACCTAGAAGAAGTGTACGGAGAGTTTTGGGGATTTTTGTGCGGCTGGGTACAGATTATCATTTACGGTCCGGCGATTATCGGCGCGCTGGGTTTATATTTTGGATCTTTAATGGCGAATCTTTTCGGCTGGGGATCTGGCCTATCTAAAGGAATCGGAATCTTAGCCGTTCTCTTTTTATGTGTCATTAATATTATTGGTACAAAATACGGCGGCTTCGTCCAAACGCTTACAACAATTGGAAAGCTGATCCCGATTGCATGCATCATCATTTTTGGCCTTTGGAAAGGCGATCAGCACATCTTTACAGCAGTAAACGAAAGCATTTCTGATATGAACTTCGGAGCAGCCATTTTGGCTACACTGTTTGCTTACGACGGATGGATTCTTTTGGCCGCTCTCGGCGGAGAAATGAAAAATCCTGAAAAACTGCTGCCACGCGCAATGACAGGCGGATTATTAATCGTAACAGCCATCTATATTTTTATTAATTTCGCATTGCTTCACATCCTGTCAGCGAATGAAATTGTCACACTAGGCGAAAATGCGACAAGCACTGCTGCCACCATGCTCTTCGGTTCCATCGGCGGAAAACTGATCAGTATCGGTATTATTGTCAGCATCTTCGGCTGCTTAAACGGAAAGGTTCTTTCCTTCCCGCGTGTGTCCTACGCGATGGCCGAGCGCAAACAGCTTCCATTTGCAGATAAACTGTCACATGTGCATCCGACGTTCCGCACGCCATGGATTGCGATTTCCTTCCAGATTGCTGTGTCTTTGATCATGATGCTGATCAGCAACCCTGATAAGCTTTCGGAGATCTCTATTTTCATGATCTACATTTTTTATGTCATGGCCTTTTTTGCAGTATTTATCCTCCGCAAGCGAACAAAGGGAGAAAAGCGCGCCTACAGTGTCCCGCTTTACCCATTCATGCCGATTTTGGCAATCGCGGGCTCATTCTTTGTATTAGGAAGCACTCTGATTACAGATACACTGAGCTGCGGATTATCCATTCTGATCGGCCTTGCCGGACTGCCTGTTTATTACTGGATGAAAAAACGAAAGGCAAGCTGA
- a CDS encoding DUF47 domain-containing protein, translated as MIRRKKDKFSLLLTEIAKNIDETAEYFVNFKVTNQTTLKEFADTLKEYETKGDNHVHVMIKELNKAFITPIEREDILQLTNSLDDVLDGIEHFSAMMEIFSITSSDEHIDKFSGYIRECAKEILITIELLAENRLKDIQPHAIKIKEYEHSCDNLHRKSLKNLFGNETDPIKVIQYREIYETLEEIADSCQSVANNLETIIMKNA; from the coding sequence ATGATAAGAAGAAAAAAAGATAAGTTCTCACTCCTTTTAACAGAAATCGCAAAAAATATAGACGAAACTGCCGAATATTTTGTGAACTTTAAGGTCACAAACCAAACGACGCTTAAAGAATTCGCAGATACGTTAAAAGAATATGAAACAAAAGGTGACAATCATGTTCATGTCATGATTAAAGAGCTTAACAAAGCGTTCATCACTCCTATTGAACGCGAAGATATCCTTCAGCTGACAAACAGCCTGGATGATGTGCTTGACGGTATCGAGCATTTTTCTGCCATGATGGAGATTTTCTCAATCACTTCATCAGACGAGCATATCGATAAATTCAGCGGATACATCAGAGAATGCGCGAAAGAAATTTTGATTACAATTGAGCTGCTGGCAGAAAACCGCTTAAAGGATATTCAGCCACACGCAATCAAAATTAAAGAGTACGAGCATAGCTGTGACAACCTGCACAGAAAATCATTAAAGAATCTTTTCGGAAATGAAACAGATCCGATCAAAGTGATTCAATATCGTGAAATTTACGAAACACTTGAGGAGATTGCTGACTCATGCCAAAGTGTTGCCAATAATCTTGAAACCATCATTATGAAAAACGCGTAA
- a CDS encoding inorganic phosphate transporter has translation MDILFILTILIVICALAFDFINGFHDTANAIATSVSTKALKPRHAIIMAAVMNFIGAMTFTGVAKTITKDIVDPYTLENGSVVILAALLAAIAWNLITWYYGIPSSSSHAIIGAIAGAAIAAAGFAALNYKGFIKIIEALILSPIIAFVLGFILYSIVKVIFKDSNLSKTNKQFRRVQIVTAALQSYTHGTNDAQKAMGIITMALITANLHTSANVIPTWVQFACATAMGLGTSIGGWKIIKTVGGKIMKIRPVNGVSADLTGAAIIFGATFIHLPVSTTHVISSSILGVGASHRVKGVNWGTAKRMLVTWVITLPISATLGAIAYFILNMIF, from the coding sequence ATGGATATTCTATTCATATTAACGATACTAATAGTCATTTGTGCTCTGGCGTTTGATTTCATCAACGGGTTTCACGATACCGCGAACGCCATTGCAACGTCTGTATCGACAAAAGCGCTGAAACCGCGTCATGCCATTATTATGGCGGCTGTGATGAACTTCATCGGGGCCATGACATTTACAGGTGTTGCCAAAACCATTACGAAAGACATCGTGGACCCTTATACACTGGAAAACGGCTCAGTTGTCATTTTGGCTGCGCTACTTGCCGCGATTGCCTGGAACCTGATCACATGGTACTACGGCATTCCAAGCAGTTCATCTCATGCCATCATCGGAGCTATTGCCGGTGCAGCTATTGCGGCAGCGGGTTTTGCTGCGTTAAATTATAAGGGCTTTATCAAAATCATTGAAGCACTCATTCTATCACCCATTATTGCCTTTGTTCTTGGTTTTATTCTTTACAGCATCGTTAAGGTGATTTTTAAAGACAGCAATTTGTCGAAAACGAACAAGCAATTCCGCAGAGTGCAAATTGTAACAGCTGCCCTGCAATCATATACGCACGGAACAAACGATGCGCAAAAAGCCATGGGGATTATCACAATGGCTCTCATCACAGCGAATTTACATACTTCTGCTAATGTCATTCCAACATGGGTGCAATTCGCCTGTGCGACAGCCATGGGTCTCGGCACTTCAATCGGCGGCTGGAAAATCATCAAAACGGTAGGCGGAAAGATCATGAAAATCCGTCCGGTAAACGGTGTTTCCGCTGACTTAACAGGAGCAGCCATCATATTCGGCGCCACATTTATTCATTTGCCGGTCAGCACAACCCACGTCATTTCTTCATCAATCCTTGGCGTCGGTGCGTCACACCGCGTAAAAGGCGTAAACTGGGGCACAGCTAAACGCATGCTCGTTACATGGGTCATTACGCTTCCGATTTCAGCGACACTCGGTGCCATCGCCTACTTTATTTTAAATATGATTTTTTAA
- the spoIISA gene encoding toxin-antitoxin-antitoxin system toxin SpoIISA → MLLFFQIMVWCIMAGLGLYVYATWRFEAKVKEKMPAIGKTWYLLFVLGAMIYWTYKPSSLFDDWERYLIVAVSFALIDAFIFLSAYVKKLAGSELETDTREILEENNEMLHMYLDRLKTYQYLLKNEPIHVYYGSIDAYAEGIDKLLKTYADKMNVTASLCHYSTQADKDRLTEHMDNPADVQTRLDRKDVYYDQYGKVVLIPFTIETQSYVIKLTSDSIVTEFDYLLFTSLTSIYDLVLPIEEEGEG, encoded by the coding sequence ATGCTTTTATTCTTTCAGATCATGGTCTGGTGCATCATGGCCGGATTAGGCTTGTACGTTTACGCCACGTGGCGTTTCGAAGCGAAAGTCAAAGAAAAAATGCCCGCCATCGGGAAAACATGGTACTTGCTGTTTGTTTTGGGTGCTATGATATACTGGACATATAAGCCCTCTTCCCTGTTTGACGACTGGGAACGGTATCTCATTGTCGCCGTCAGTTTCGCTTTAATTGACGCTTTCATCTTCTTAAGTGCGTACGTCAAAAAACTGGCCGGCAGCGAACTGGAAACAGACACAAGAGAAATCCTCGAAGAAAACAACGAAATGCTTCACATGTATCTCGATCGGCTGAAAACATACCAATACCTATTGAAAAACGAACCGATCCACGTTTATTATGGAAGTATAGATGCATATGCTGAAGGTATTGATAAGCTGCTGAAAACCTATGCAGATAAAATGAATGTAACGGCCTCCCTCTGTCACTATTCAACACAGGCCGACAAGGACCGATTAACTGAGCATATGGACAATCCCGCGGACGTGCAAACACGGCTCGATCGAAAAGATGTGTATTACGACCAATACGGAAAAGTGGTTCTCATCCCTTTTACCATCGAGACACAAAGCTACGTCATCAAGCTGACGTCTGACAGCATTGTCACTGAATTTGATTATTTGCTTTTCACATCATTAACGAGCATATATGATTTGGTGCTGCCAATTGAGGAGGAAGGTGAAGGATAA
- the spoIISB gene encoding three component toxin-antitoxin-antitoxin system antitoxin SpoIISB — translation MERAFQNGCEPRAAKPSKILKKRSTTSVASYQVSPHTARIFKENERLIDEYKRKKA, via the coding sequence ATGGAACGCGCGTTTCAAAACGGGTGCGAGCCCAGAGCGGCAAAACCGTCAAAGATCCTGAAAAAACGTTCAACCACCAGTGTCGCAAGTTATCAAGTCAGCCCGCATACAGCAAGAATCTTCAAAGAAAACGAACGGCTGATTGACGAGTATAAACGAAAAAAAGCATGA
- the spoIISC gene encoding three component toxin-antitoxin-antitoxin system antitoxin SpoIISC, protein MSGDIVKKLVRRVKLVDYGKFGLSGYSLRVRERSAGILKKLKKKK, encoded by the coding sequence TTGTCAGGTGATATAGTGAAAAAATTGGTGAGGCGTGTGAAGTTAGTTGATTACGGAAAGTTTGGCCTTTCCGGGTATTCGCTTCGGGTGAGGGAGCGCAGTGCAGGTATATTAAAAAAGTTGAAGAAGAAGAAATAA
- a CDS encoding N-acetylmuramoyl-L-alanine amidase, translated as MLNVIQDFIPVGANNRPGYLMTPLFITVHNTANTAPGADAEAHARYLKNPDTATSWHFTVDDTDIYQHLPLNENGWHAGDGNGSGNRASIGIEICENADGDFAQATANAQWLIKTLMAEHKISLANVVPHKYWSGKECPRRLLATWDTFKAGIGGGGSQTYVVKQGDTLTSIARAFGVTVAQLQEWNHIEDPNLIQVGQVLLVSAPSNAEEPELYPLPDGIIKLTTPYTSGEHVFQVQRALAALHFYPDKEAADNGIDGIYGPKTADAIARFQSVNGLAADGIYGPATKAKIAAQLS; from the coding sequence ATGCTGAACGTGATTCAAGACTTTATTCCAGTCGGGGCAAATAACCGTCCTGGCTACCTCATGACACCGCTTTTTATTACAGTTCATAATACAGCGAACACTGCACCCGGAGCGGATGCTGAGGCGCATGCCCGCTATTTGAAAAATCCTGATACGGCGACAAGCTGGCATTTTACTGTTGATGATACAGACATTTATCAGCATTTGCCATTAAATGAAAACGGCTGGCATGCGGGAGACGGAAACGGCAGCGGCAACCGGGCTTCTATCGGGATTGAAATTTGTGAAAATGCGGATGGAGATTTCGCACAAGCAACAGCAAATGCCCAGTGGCTTATCAAAACATTAATGGCTGAGCACAAGATCAGTCTTGCCAATGTCGTCCCTCATAAGTACTGGTCTGGGAAGGAATGTCCGCGCCGGCTGTTGGCTACGTGGGATACATTTAAAGCAGGGATTGGGGGAGGCGGCAGCCAAACCTATGTCGTGAAACAGGGTGACACGCTTACCTCCATAGCGAGAGCGTTCGGTGTGACTGTTGCTCAGCTGCAAGAATGGAATCATATTGAAGACCCGAATCTCATTCAGGTCGGTCAAGTGTTACTTGTAAGTGCGCCATCGAACGCTGAAGAACCAGAGCTTTATCCGCTCCCGGACGGTATCATCAAACTGACAACGCCTTACACCTCAGGGGAACACGTCTTTCAGGTGCAGCGAGCACTGGCCGCTCTTCATTTTTACCCTGATAAAGAAGCTGCCGACAACGGAATTGATGGCATTTACGGACCGAAAACGGCTGATGCGATTGCGCGTTTCCAGTCTGTTAACGGTTTAGCGGCCGACGGTATTTACGGACCGGCGACTAAAGCGAAGATTGCAGCGCAATTAAGCTAA
- a CDS encoding phage holin has product MKTYDKGTVIRTVLLLVAFINQTMLMFGKSPLGIQEEQVNQLADALYTAVSLIFTIGTTLAAWFKNNYVTEKGKKQRDLLKENNLTK; this is encoded by the coding sequence ATGAAAACGTATGACAAAGGCACGGTCATCAGGACGGTGCTTCTTTTGGTTGCATTCATTAACCAAACCATGCTGATGTTTGGCAAATCACCATTGGGCATTCAGGAGGAGCAGGTCAATCAGCTTGCGGACGCTCTCTATACTGCAGTCTCTCTCATTTTTACAATTGGAACGACACTAGCCGCTTGGTTTAAAAACAACTATGTAACAGAAAAAGGGAAAAAACAGCGTGACTTGTTAAAGGAAAATAATTTGACGAAATAA
- a CDS encoding hemolysin XhlA family protein, with translation MQQEVDVNVFQQDLTDIKGEHKALEQRVSVLERVSDRQDQQIMTLNEKLNKIDENTTWIKRTITGAMITAVCTGIIGGAIAIMYNLLQQ, from the coding sequence ATGCAGCAAGAAGTTGATGTGAATGTGTTTCAGCAAGATTTAACAGACATAAAGGGTGAACACAAAGCGCTTGAGCAGCGGGTTTCCGTATTAGAACGCGTGTCTGACCGGCAAGATCAGCAGATCATGACGCTGAACGAGAAATTAAATAAAATTGATGAAAATACAACGTGGATTAAACGCACCATCACAGGTGCCATGATTACAGCGGTATGCACAGGGATCATTGGCGGAGCCATCGCGATTATGTACAACCTGCTGCAGCAGTAA
- the xepA gene encoding phage-like element PBSX protein XepA, with protein MVKYQYEFPLDKTGKAGAVKPYRGEKNDFVTPVSNLSGVAEILTNAALKATEAYSQLGQDRLGAVLISKVKGWAYADREGTLFVEESENNNVWTTTAAVNVSAGVLTETDWVYLSKRYYRFRYVNGNLQQSEFAVYQSVGAGEMDVRVSEKAPLQVDFSTIQTDDGLLKVKAGNTFDFVFHENADSAGEGAALLVNGAEHLLVEVYGTAETSEVKFWGKSLSGQKLPIRGVKSEDASTALGTLGKAEAWAFDIKGFKEIIMEIANITGGILSVKGTVVS; from the coding sequence ATGGTGAAGTATCAATACGAATTTCCTCTCGATAAGACTGGAAAAGCCGGAGCTGTAAAGCCCTACAGAGGAGAGAAAAATGATTTTGTGACACCTGTTTCGAATTTGTCAGGTGTTGCGGAGATTTTAACGAACGCTGCCTTAAAGGCAACTGAGGCATATAGTCAGCTCGGACAAGACAGACTGGGCGCCGTTCTGATTTCGAAAGTAAAGGGCTGGGCGTATGCTGATCGCGAAGGCACGCTCTTTGTGGAAGAAAGCGAGAATAACAATGTTTGGACAACGACAGCAGCAGTTAATGTCTCAGCTGGTGTCCTGACGGAGACGGACTGGGTATATCTGTCTAAACGCTATTACCGCTTCCGTTATGTAAATGGGAACCTTCAGCAATCGGAATTTGCAGTCTATCAATCAGTAGGCGCGGGAGAAATGGATGTGCGAGTAAGTGAAAAAGCCCCTTTGCAGGTTGACTTTTCGACGATTCAGACAGACGATGGCTTGCTGAAAGTAAAAGCCGGCAACACGTTTGACTTTGTCTTTCATGAAAATGCCGATTCCGCCGGCGAAGGTGCTGCTTTACTTGTGAACGGTGCCGAGCATTTACTCGTTGAAGTATACGGCACAGCGGAAACGAGTGAGGTGAAGTTTTGGGGTAAATCGCTGTCGGGGCAGAAACTTCCGATAAGAGGCGTGAAATCCGAGGATGCGTCCACTGCCTTGGGTACGTTAGGGAAAGCTGAGGCGTGGGCCTTTGATATTAAAGGGTTTAAGGAGATTATCATGGAGATTGCCAATATCACAGGCGGGATTCTTTCAGTAAAGGGAACTGTGGTTTCGTAA
- a CDS encoding XkdX family protein: MNYWVLALHFEWATTEMVRQAIAYQDCSIEDLAEGVNKKLITPDQYKEITGKAM; encoded by the coding sequence ATGAATTATTGGGTGCTTGCCTTGCATTTTGAGTGGGCGACAACGGAGATGGTGAGACAGGCCATCGCATATCAAGACTGTTCAATTGAGGATCTGGCAGAGGGTGTGAACAAAAAGCTGATTACTCCTGACCAGTATAAAGAAATTACCGGTAAAGCCATGTAG
- a CDS encoding XkdW family protein has translation MMIAEAIMYKYPNTDPTKDFIVQNDGEGSYIAEWNLRTPIPTQKELESWWEESRKNPPYDPPNQIEFLAQALSQEKLARKQLEELNKTLGSELSDIKLSLLSLKGDHAE, from the coding sequence ATGATGATCGCAGAAGCAATCATGTATAAATATCCCAATACAGATCCAACAAAAGATTTTATCGTTCAAAATGACGGGGAAGGGTCTTATATAGCTGAATGGAACCTGCGCACCCCCATCCCAACGCAAAAAGAACTCGAATCCTGGTGGGAGGAATCACGAAAAAATCCGCCGTACGATCCGCCTAATCAGATTGAGTTTCTTGCTCAGGCATTGTCGCAGGAAAAGCTGGCTCGCAAGCAGCTTGAAGAGTTGAACAAAACATTGGGGAGCGAGCTGTCAGATATCAAGCTTTCATTACTTTCCTTGAAAGGAGATCATGCCGAATGA